A stretch of DNA from Variovorax paradoxus:
TCATCGAGAAGATGTGGGTCTACAACAGCTTCCACCTGAAAGAGAAGCCGAACTTCATCGCTTTTGCCCAGAGCCTCGATCTCGTGCGCCACGGCCTGGCGACTTTCGAGGGGCGTTTTCCGCTGTACCAGGTGCTGCCGGGCGCGATCGACGCGGTCTTTGCGCACCACTGGGAGAACGCGCAGAACTACCTCTACTACGAGGCGCTTTACGGCGGCTGGCCGCTCATCCACAACTCGCACCTGATCGGCGACTGCGGCTACCGCTACCACGGCTTCGACTGCGAGGAGGGCGGGCAGGCGCTGCGGCGTGCGTTCGCCGAGCACGACGCCAACCTGCCGGCCTACCGCGCGCGCGCCCGCGCACTCATCGCGAAGCTCGACCCGGAAGGCGAGGAGAACGTGCGCCTCTACTCGGCGGCCATCGAGAGCCTCTACGCGTGAAGGCGACACCGATGAACGTCCTTGCCCGATCCACCGTTGCAGCATGCATGCTCGCGATCGCCGGCAGCGCGCTCGCGCAAGGCGTGCTGGCCCCGCCCGCCCAGCCGCAAGACACGCTCACGCGCGCCGCCGCCAGCGTCGGCATCCAGCGCTGCCTGCCCGCCATCACGCGGCTGGCCTCGCTCACCGTGCAGGGCAGCCGCGCGCACGACGTGCTGCTCGACTGGGACCGCAAGCGCCCCGACGCCGGCCCGGTGTTCTCGCTGGTGGGCATCCAGTACCCGAACGCCGGCGTGGCCGCGTCGATCACCGCGATTCCTGACGACAGCGGTGCCTGCACCGTGGCGGCCGAGCGCATCTCGGTCGCGCCCTTCACCTGCGCCAGCGTGGCCGAGCAGGAACTGAAGAACTACAAGCGCACGCCGCTGCTGCCGATCTACACGGTCTACACCGACGACAAGGAGCCGACCTCGTCGGTCTCGCTGATCGATTCGCCGCCGGGCTGCCTCGTGATCCGCCGCTACGTCGAGTACGGCTGGCGCGATCCGAATGCGCCGATGCCCGCTGCTGCACCGGCAGCACCGGCCGGGCAGGCGCCCAAGCGCCGCTGATCCGGCGCCGGTTCACGGGCTTGCGCGGGCCCGTCTCCGACACGCGCGAACGCCCTTGACCGGCCCGGTGCGAGGCGGTGCGGTCCAACAATGGACGCACGCCGCGCTGTGCTTTTGCGCTTGTCTTGTGGGCGCGGCCTCACAAGGAGACCCCATGTCACTCGCGTCCCTGATCGGCCGATGGGCGATGCAGCCTTTCTCCCACGCCCTGCCACCGCTGGGCGACACCGAGCGTGCCGCGCTCGAGGCCGGCACGGTCGGGTTCGAGGGCCGGCTCTTCGCCGGGCGCCCCGATTTCGATGTGCTCACGGCCGTCGGTCCCAACCAGCTCAGGGCGCGCGAAGAAGCCTTTTTTTCGAACGAGGTGCCCGCGCTGTGCCGCATGCTCGACGACCACGCCATCGACCAGGCGCGCGACCTGCCGCCCGAGGTGTGGCGCTTCCTGCGCGAGAAGCGCTTCTTCGGGATGATCATTCCCGAGGCATTCGGCGGCCTGGGTTTCGGCCACTTCGCGCATGCCTCGGTGGTGGCGCGCATCGCGAGCGTCAACGTCGCAACCGCCGTCACGGTGATGGTGCCCAACTCGCTCGGGCCGGCCGAGCTGCTGCTGCGCTACGGCACCGACGCACAGAAAGACCACTACCTGCCGCGCCTGGCCGACGGCCGCGAGCTGCCGTGCTTCGGCCTGACCTCGCCCTACGCGGGCTCCGACGCCGCCGCCATTCCTGACCGCGGCGTGCTCGTCGAGCGCGAGTTCCAGGGCCGGCGCACGCGCGGCTTCCTGGTCGATTTCGACAAGCGCTACATCACGCTCGCACCGGTCGCCACCGTGGTCGGCCTCGCGTTCCATGCCATCGACGAGAGCCGACCCGAAGGCCAGCGCGAACTGGGCATCACCTGCGCGCTGATTCCCGTGCCGCACGAGGGCATGGAGATCGGCCGGCGCCACCGTCCGATGGACAGCGCCTTCATGAACGGCCCGATCCGCGGCCGGCAGGTGTTCGTGCCGATGGACTGGGTCATCGGCGGCGAGCCGCAGGTGGGCCAAGGCTGGCGCATGCTGATGGAGTGCCTGGCCGCGGGCCGCGCCATCTCGCTGCCCGCGCTGGGCTCGGCGATGCAGCAGACGGCGCTGTACGTGAGCAATGCCTACGGCCAGATCCGCGAGCAGTTCGGCCTGCCGGTGGGCAAGTTCCATGCGGTGGCGGGGCTGATCGCGCAGATGTCGGCCGAGCTGTACGCGAGCGATGCCGCACGCCGCTTCACGGCCGCCGCGCTCGACGCGGGCGAGCGGCCCAGCGTGGCCAGCGCGATCCTCAAGGTGCAGCTCACCGAGGCCGGGCGCCGCGCGGTCAACCATGGCATGGACATCCTCGGCGGCAAGGGAATCATCTCGGGGCCATCCAACCTGCTCGGCGTGGCCTACCGGCAGGCGCCGATCGCGATCACGGTGGAGGGCGCGAACATCCTCACGCGCGCGCTCATCGTGTTCGGGCAGGGCGCGGTGCGCTGCCATCCGCACGTGCTCGACGAAATGGCGGCGGTGCAGGCGAAAGACGAAACGGCACTGGGCCAGGCGCTCATCGCGCACGGCAAGCATGTGGCGGTGAACCTGTGGCACAGCCTCTTCGGCGCGCCGGTGCTCGGCGATCCGCCCGAGGCGCTGGCGGCTGAAGCGCGGCTCATCGCGCGCATGAGCGCCAAGTACGCGCTCACGGCCGACCTGGCGATGGGGCTGCTCGGCGGCAAGCTCAAGCGCATGGAGCTGCTGTCGGCGCGGCTGGGCGACGTGCTGGCCCACCTCTACCTGGCGAGCGCCTGCGTGTGGCGCTACCGCGTCGATGCGGCGCCCGAGCTGTTGCCCTTTGCGCAGGCGGCGATCCGGCTGCAGCTGGACGAGGCCGGCAAGATCCTGCGCGACCTGTACGCCAACCTGCCGACACCGGGGCGGCGCCTGCTCGGCGCGCTGGTGTTGCGGCGCACCGCGCATCTGGCGCCGCTGCGCGACGTGCAGCTGATGGCGCTGGCCGAGCTGCTGCGCACGCGGCCGGACGTGGTCGCGCGTCTCGTGCCCGACTTGGCCGAGCCCGGCCCGGGCGGCCTGCGCGACCTGATGCAGGCCATGGCGCTCGGCGCGCAACTGGGTGACGAGACCGCCGCGCTCAACAAGGTGCTGCGCCGCACGCGCTCGCTCGACGAGGCCGCGCGCTCGGCCACCGACCCCGCGCTGGCGCTGGCCTACCTGCAGGCGGCCGACAAGGTGATCCAGGTGGACGACTTCGAGGGGCCGGCGCGTGAGCCGGAGGCGGCCGACCTCAGCCGCGCGCCTGCTGTGCAGCCAGCGCCGTCAGGGCCGCCGCCGTCTGCTCGTCCGCCGGAAAGAACGATTCCACCGCGAGTTCCTGCAACGTGACGTCCACCGGCGTGCCGAAGATCGTGATGGTGCTGATGAAGCTCAGCACGCCGCTCGGCATGACCACCTGGAACGGCACGGCCACCGCCGACAGGGCGGTATCGAGCAGCGGTGCGTCGTGGCTCACGGCCGGCGGCGGGTAGCCCTCCAGCTCGTCGTGCAGCGCCTGCAGCACGGTGTCGCCGGTGGCGGCGATCTGCTGCTGCAGCCGCTCGAGCAGGTGGGTGCGCCATTGCGCCAGGTTCGCGATGCGTGGCGCCACGCCGTCGGGGTGCAGGCTCAGGCGCAGCACGTTGATCGGCGGCTTCAGCAGCTCGGCCGAGCAGCCTTCCATGAGCAGCGGCACCAGCGCGTTGTGCGCCACCAGGTTCCAGTGGCGGTCCACGGCCAGCGCGGGGAAGGGCTCGTGGCCCTTCAGCACCAGGTCGATGGCGCGGCGCGCCGAGGCCATGGCGGGGTCGTCGAGCGAGCGCTGGCGGTACATGGGCGCGAAGCCGGCGGCCACCAGCAGCGCATTGCGCTCGCGCAGCGGCACGTCGAGCCGTTCGGCCAGGCGCAGCACCATCTCGCGGCTGGGCGCGGCGCGGCCGGTTTCCACGTAGCTCAGGTGGCGGGTCGAGACCTCGGCCTCCTGCGCCAAGTCGAGCTGGCTCAGGCGGCGGTGGGTGCGCCAGTGCCGCAGGTGGGCGCCGAACGGGTCGCGTGCGCCGGGAAGGCCGGCGGCGGCGGCCTTGGACGAATGGGTGCGGGGGGTGTTCATGGAGCCGCATTCTGGCGCGACGGCGGCGCCGCGCCATGACCTCCCAGGTCATCGACGCGATCCACGCCCGGCGGAATCATCGACCCCAACGCAGCAGGACTGGCCTGCAGCGTACCCACCCAGGAGATTCACATGTCTGTTTTCGCTTCCCCCCGCTTCCTGTCGAACGTGATGTGGGCCGACGCCGCTTCGTGCGCTGCGACCGGCGCGCTGCAGGTCGCGTTCACCGACGTTCTCGCTTCCCTGACTGGTCTCCCGGCCTGGCTGCTCATGGGCACCGGCGTGTTCCTGCTGGCCTATGCGGCGGCAGCCGCCTTCATGGCCAGCCGCGCCACGCCGCCGCGCACGCTGATCGGCCTCGTGGTCGTCGGCAACTTCGCCTGGGCCGTGGCCTGCGTGGCGCTGCTGGTGAGCGGCGTGTTCGCGGTCACCGCGCTCGGCACCGCCTGGGTGCTGGCGCAGGCGCTGTGCGTGGTCGTGCTGGCCGAGCTGCAATGGACCGGGCTGCGCCGTTCCCGGGGCGCTACCCGCATGGCGATGGCCTGAGCGCCTGACCGTCCGCTGCACGCTCGCCCAGCGCCCGCCGCACCCCGTGCGGCGGGCGTTTTTGCTATGAGAACCATAGTTTTGAGAGAGCCCGACAAGGAAGACTGACTACAGCGATTGACATTGATCCCCGCTATCCTTGAGGAGCTTCCACGAACACACAGGAGTCCTCTCATGGCCAAAGCCCCGGCGCACGCGTTTGCGTCCACCCTCAAGACCTTCAAGACCGCGTCGGGAAAGTCCGGCAAGTACTGGTCGCTGAAGGAACTGGCCAAGCAGTACCCGTCCGTGGAGCGTCTGCCGGTGTCGATCCGCATCGTGCTCGAGTCGGTGCTGCGCAACTGCGACGGCCAGAAGGTGTCGGCCAAGCACGTCGAAGAGCTGGCCCACTGGGCGCCCAATGCCGAGCGCACCGACGAAATTCCGTTTGTCGTCACCCGCGTGGTGCTGCAGGACTTCACCGGCGTGCCGCTGCTGGCCGACCTGGCCGCCATGCGCAGCGTGGCCGCCAAGCTGGGCAAGTCGCCCAAGACCATCGAGCCGCTGGTGCCCGTCGACCTGGTGGTCGACCACTCGGTGATGGTCGACTACTACGGCACGCCCAAGGCGCTCGACCTGAACATGAAGCTGGAGTTCCAGCGCAACAACGAGCGCTACCAGTTCATGAAGTGGGGCATGCAGGCCTTCGACACCTTCGGCGTCGTGCCGCCGGGCTTCGGCATCGTGCACCAGGTCAACCTCGAGTACTTTGCGCGCGGCGTCTACAAGAGCCCGGCCGACAAGAGCGACACGCCGGTGTACTACCCCGACTCGCTGGTGGGCACCGACAGCCACACCACCATGATCAACGGCGTGGGCGTGGTCGGCTGGGGCGTGGGCGGTATCGAGGCCGAGGCCGCCATGCTGGGCCAGCCGGTCTACATGCTCACGCCCGACGTGGTGGGCTTCGAGCTCACCGGCAAGCTGCGCGAAGGCGTCACGGCCACCGACCTGGTGCTGTACGTCACGGCCATCCTGCGCGGTGAAAAGGTGGTGGGCAAGTTCGTCGAGTTCTTCGGCCCCGGTGCCGCATCGATCGCCGTGCCCGACCGCGCCACCATCGGCAACATGGCGCCCGAATACGGCGCCACCATGGGCTTCTTCCCGGTCGACGAGATGACCGTGGCGTACTTCGAAGGCACCGGCCGCACCAAGGAAGAGGTCGAGCGCTTCGCCGCCTACTACAAGGCGCAGGGCCTGTTCGGCATGCCCGCGCCGGGCGACATCGACTACACCAAGATCGTCAAGCTCGACCTGGGCACCGTCTCGCCCAGCCTGGCCGGCCCCAAGCGCCCGCAGGACCGCATCAACCTGGGCGACCTCTCGACCAAGTTCGCCGAGCTGTACAGCAAGCCCAACGACGCCAACGGCTTCAACCAGCCGGCCGACAAGCTCAAGCAGCGCTACCCGCTGGTCGCCGCCGGCCAGGGCGGCGACGAAGAAGCGGCGCCGCCGCCCGCCGGCGCGCCGCGCGAGGTGGTCGAGATGGTCGCCAACCGGTCGACCAAGGCCGCGGCCCACACGAGCGCTTCGGCACCGCCCGCGCCCAAGGGGCAGGTCACCATCGGCAACGGCGACGTGCTCATTGCCGCCATCACCTCGTGCACCAACACCTCCAACCCGAGCGTGATGCTCGCGGCCGGCCTGCTGGCCAAGAAGGCGGTGGAAGCGGGCCTGAAGGTGCAGCCGCACATCAAGACCTCGCTCGCGCCGGGCTCGCGCATCGTCACCGAATACCTCGAGAAAGCGGGCCTGCTGCCGTACCTCGAAAAGCTGGGCTTCTACCTCGCGGGCTACGGCTGCACCACCTGCATCGGCAATGCCGGCGACCTCACGCCCGAGATCAACGACGCCATCACGAAGAACGACCTCATCGGCGCGGCCGTGCTGTCGGGCAACCGCAACTTCGAGGCGCGCATCCACCCGAACCTGAAGGCCAACTTCCTGGCCTCGCCGCCGCTGGTGGTGGCCTTTGCCATCGCGGGCAACGTGCTGACTGACCTCATGACCCAGCCCGTGGGCAAGGGCAAGGGCGGCAAGGACGTGTACCTGGGCGACATCTGGCCCACGCCGAAGGAGATCGACGACAACCTGCGCTTCGCGATGAACGCCAAGTCGTTCCGTGCGAACTACGAGAAGGTGAAGTCCGATCCGGGCAAGTTCTGGACGAGCATCAAGGGCACGACCGGCCAGGTGTACGACTGGCCCACCTCGACCTACATCGCCGAGCCGCCGTTCTTCGAAGGCTTCCAGATGCAGCCGCACGCGTCGGATGCCGGCATCCAGGGCGCGCGCGTCATGGCGCTGTTCGGCGACTCGATCACCACCGACCACATCTCGCCGGCCGGCTCCATCAAGGAAAGCTCGCCCGCGGGCATCTGGCTCAAGGCGAACGGCGTGGCCAAGGCCGACTTCAACAGCTACGGTTCGCGCCGTGGCAACCACGACGTGATGGTGCGCGGCACCTTCGCCAACGTGCGCATCAAGAACCTGATGATTCCGCCGGACGCCAACGGCACGCAGGAAGAGGGCGGCGTCACGCTGTTCCAGCCGGGCGGCGAGAAGATGTTCATCTACGACGCCGCCATGAAGTACATGGAAGCGGGCACGCCGACCATCGTGTTCGGCGGCGAGGAGTACGGCACGGGCTCGTCGCGCGACTGGGCCGCCAAGGGCACGCAGCTGCTGGGCATCAAGGCCGTGGTGGCGCGCAGCTTCGAGCGCATCCACCGCGCCAACCTGGTCGGCATGGGCGTGCTGCCGCTGCAGTTCCGCGGCGCCGATTCGTGGCAGACGCTGGGCCTCACGGGCGAGGAAAAGATCGACGTCGTGATCGGCGGCGAACTCAAGCCGCAGATGGACGTGAAGCTGGTCGTGCACCGCGCCGACGGCACGCACCAGGAGGTGACGGTGCGCCTGCGCATCGACACGCCGATCGAGGTCGATTACTACAAGCACGGCGGCATCCTGCCGTTCGTGCTGCGGCAGCTGCTGGCGGCCTGACGGATTGGGCTTGATCCGCGTCGGGCTCATCTCCGACACCCACGGCCTGCTGCGCCCGCAGGCCGTGGCGGCCTTGCAAGGCTGCGACTTCATCGTGCATGGCGGGGACATCGGCGACGCCGGCATCCTCGACGCACTCGCCGCGATCGCGCCGCTGACGGTGGTGCGCGGCAACAACGACCGCGAGGAATGGGCCGAGGCCATTCCGGAGACGGCTCTGCTGCAG
This window harbors:
- a CDS encoding aconitate hydratase — protein: MAKAPAHAFASTLKTFKTASGKSGKYWSLKELAKQYPSVERLPVSIRIVLESVLRNCDGQKVSAKHVEELAHWAPNAERTDEIPFVVTRVVLQDFTGVPLLADLAAMRSVAAKLGKSPKTIEPLVPVDLVVDHSVMVDYYGTPKALDLNMKLEFQRNNERYQFMKWGMQAFDTFGVVPPGFGIVHQVNLEYFARGVYKSPADKSDTPVYYPDSLVGTDSHTTMINGVGVVGWGVGGIEAEAAMLGQPVYMLTPDVVGFELTGKLREGVTATDLVLYVTAILRGEKVVGKFVEFFGPGAASIAVPDRATIGNMAPEYGATMGFFPVDEMTVAYFEGTGRTKEEVERFAAYYKAQGLFGMPAPGDIDYTKIVKLDLGTVSPSLAGPKRPQDRINLGDLSTKFAELYSKPNDANGFNQPADKLKQRYPLVAAGQGGDEEAAPPPAGAPREVVEMVANRSTKAAAHTSASAPPAPKGQVTIGNGDVLIAAITSCTNTSNPSVMLAAGLLAKKAVEAGLKVQPHIKTSLAPGSRIVTEYLEKAGLLPYLEKLGFYLAGYGCTTCIGNAGDLTPEINDAITKNDLIGAAVLSGNRNFEARIHPNLKANFLASPPLVVAFAIAGNVLTDLMTQPVGKGKGGKDVYLGDIWPTPKEIDDNLRFAMNAKSFRANYEKVKSDPGKFWTSIKGTTGQVYDWPTSTYIAEPPFFEGFQMQPHASDAGIQGARVMALFGDSITTDHISPAGSIKESSPAGIWLKANGVAKADFNSYGSRRGNHDVMVRGTFANVRIKNLMIPPDANGTQEEGGVTLFQPGGEKMFIYDAAMKYMEAGTPTIVFGGEEYGTGSSRDWAAKGTQLLGIKAVVARSFERIHRANLVGMGVLPLQFRGADSWQTLGLTGEEKIDVVIGGELKPQMDVKLVVHRADGTHQEVTVRLRIDTPIEVDYYKHGGILPFVLRQLLAA
- a CDS encoding helix-turn-helix domain-containing protein, with amino-acid sequence MNTPRTHSSKAAAAGLPGARDPFGAHLRHWRTHRRLSQLDLAQEAEVSTRHLSYVETGRAAPSREMVLRLAERLDVPLRERNALLVAAGFAPMYRQRSLDDPAMASARRAIDLVLKGHEPFPALAVDRHWNLVAHNALVPLLMEGCSAELLKPPINVLRLSLHPDGVAPRIANLAQWRTHLLERLQQQIAATGDTVLQALHDELEGYPPPAVSHDAPLLDTALSAVAVPFQVVMPSGVLSFISTITIFGTPVDVTLQELAVESFFPADEQTAAALTALAAQQARG
- a CDS encoding acyl-CoA dehydrogenase, with product MSLASLIGRWAMQPFSHALPPLGDTERAALEAGTVGFEGRLFAGRPDFDVLTAVGPNQLRAREEAFFSNEVPALCRMLDDHAIDQARDLPPEVWRFLREKRFFGMIIPEAFGGLGFGHFAHASVVARIASVNVATAVTVMVPNSLGPAELLLRYGTDAQKDHYLPRLADGRELPCFGLTSPYAGSDAAAIPDRGVLVEREFQGRRTRGFLVDFDKRYITLAPVATVVGLAFHAIDESRPEGQRELGITCALIPVPHEGMEIGRRHRPMDSAFMNGPIRGRQVFVPMDWVIGGEPQVGQGWRMLMECLAAGRAISLPALGSAMQQTALYVSNAYGQIREQFGLPVGKFHAVAGLIAQMSAELYASDAARRFTAAALDAGERPSVASAILKVQLTEAGRRAVNHGMDILGGKGIISGPSNLLGVAYRQAPIAITVEGANILTRALIVFGQGAVRCHPHVLDEMAAVQAKDETALGQALIAHGKHVAVNLWHSLFGAPVLGDPPEALAAEARLIARMSAKYALTADLAMGLLGGKLKRMELLSARLGDVLAHLYLASACVWRYRVDAAPELLPFAQAAIRLQLDEAGKILRDLYANLPTPGRRLLGALVLRRTAHLAPLRDVQLMALAELLRTRPDVVARLVPDLAEPGPGGLRDLMQAMALGAQLGDETAALNKVLRRTRSLDEAARSATDPALALAYLQAADKVIQVDDFEGPAREPEAADLSRAPAVQPAPSGPPPSARPPERTIPPRVPAT